A genomic segment from Neodiprion lecontei isolate iyNeoLeco1 chromosome 1, iyNeoLeco1.1, whole genome shotgun sequence encodes:
- the LOC107218555 gene encoding CRACD-like protein isoform X2: MRIILLVIPVCLLVLSEARRVPQSRQRVEERQVYYVDEDEEGAGVEEEESPVVYQPRTRALPSPRSKDTSASKPPPVQTIRNYNKVNDDGSFTFGYEAADGSFKEETRGTDCVVRGKYGYVDPDGNKREFTYVSGNPCDPNAPKDEDEEPVRGQPEDDVSGPANYPSVRPVQRPTRPTYAPTTRAPTTIFQTQYQISDDDESQELEDVRPQPPQRRPSVVSIPRRQHFTQPPATPAPRPAVYQPTTPRYQAPTTPASTIYRALEATTTPAPQPQTYRPQFVPAVAITPRPHAAQVAAQYAPVAQTERPGVIYAPGPGPQTVRHRSTSPAPIGGDDFAAEIERYVNTVGLSPRPVRPTQPVPLQSQKPKQAQRADPIYQSELVFDPATARQQLAQRQQTEQEPRASAASVYRQREQLPQTAAVAPQPQAAIFRQQQAQIFQQSQQLYAQQQRRQQQPHRFQLLESQEGSQPFYYISPSPSAGSDSSSLSAGQIDQFLRGASAGF, encoded by the exons ATGAGGATTATTCTACTG GTGATCCCAGTCTGCCTCCTGGTCCTCTCGGAAGCGCGACGCGTTCCGCAGAGCCGACAGCGAGTGGAGGAACGTCAGGTGTACTACGTcgacgaggatgaggagggTGCGGGGGTGGAGGAGGAAGAATCCCCGGTCGTGTACCAGCCCCGAACCCGGGCGCTTCCGTCGCCACGTTCAAAGGACACGAGCGCCTCGAAACCGCCGCCCGTTCAGACCATCCGCAACTACAACAAGGTGAACGACGACGGCTCCTTCACGTTCGGCTACGAGGCGGCGGACGGTTCGTTCAAGGAGGAAACCCGGGGCACGGACTGCGTGGTGCGCGGAAAGTACGGGTACGTCGATCCGGACGGCAACAAGCGCGAGTTCACTTACGTATCCGGCAACCCCTGCGACCCCAACGCCCCcaaggacgaggacgaggagcCGGTCCGCGGACAGCCCGAGGACGACGTCTCAGGGCCCGCAAATTACCCCTCCGTCAGACCCGTCCAGCGACCCACGCGCCCCACCTACGCCCCCACGACGCGGGCCCCCACCACCATCTTCCAGACCCAGTACCAGATCAGCGACGACGACGAAAGCCAGGAACTCGAGGACGTCAGGCCCCAACCACCCCAGCGCCGTCCCTCCGTCGTCTCGATTCCTCGCCGGCAGCATTTTACCCAACCACCCGCGACCCCCGCCCCACGTCCAGCCGTCTATCAACCGACCACCCCGCGATACCAGGCCCCGACCACCCCCGCCTCTACCATCTATCGCGCCCTTGAGGCGACCACCACCCCAGCCCCCCAGCCTCAGACCTACAGGCCGCAGTTCGTGCCCGCCGTCGCCATCACGCCGAGGCCCCATGCGGCCCAAGTTGCGGCCCAGTACGCCCCCGTCGCGCAGACTGAGAGGCCCGGCGTGATCTACGCCCCTGGGCCCGGGCCCCAGACGGTTCGTCACCGGAGTACCAGCCCCGCACCGATAGGTGGCGACGACTTCGCGGCGGAGATTGAGCGGTACGTCAACACCGTGGGACTCAGTCCCAGACCCGTCAGGCCCACGCAACCCGTTCCGCTGCAGAGCCAAAAACCGAAACAAGCGCAGCGCGCCGACCCCATCTACCAGTCGGAACTGGTCTTTGACCCGGCAACCG CGCGGCAACAGCTCGCTCAAAGACAGCAGACGGAACAGGAGCCCAGAGCCTCCGCGGCGTCGGTTTACAGGCAAAGAGAACAGCTGCCGCAAACCGCCGCCGTCGCCCCCCAGCCACAGGCCGCCATATTCAGGCAGCAGCAGGCCCAAATATTTCAACAGTCCCAGCAACTCTACGCCCAGCAACAACGCAGACAGCAGCAGCCTCATCGGTTTCAACTTCTAGAGTCCCAGGAAGGTTCTCAACCCTTTTACTACATCTCGCCGTCCCCGTCAGCTGGTAGCGATTCTTCCTCACTTTCCGCTGGACAGATTGATCAGTTCTTGCGCGGTGCTTCCGCCGGGTTTTAG
- the LOC107218555 gene encoding CRACD-like protein isoform X1 → MRIILLVIPVCLLVLSEARRVPQSRQRVEERQVYYVDEDEEGAGVEEEESPVVYQPRTRALPSPRSKDTSASKPPPVQTIRNYNKVNDDGSFTFGYEAADGSFKEETRGTDCVVRGKYGYVDPDGNKREFTYVSGNPCDPNAPKDEDEEPVRGQPEDDVSGPANYPSVRPVQRPTRPTYAPTTRAPTTIFQTQYQISDDDESQELEDVRPQPPQRRPSVVSIPRRQHFTQPPATPAPRPAVYQPTTPRYQAPTTPASTIYRALEATTTPAPQPQTYRPQFVPAVAITPRPHAAQVAAQYAPVAQTERPGVIYAPGPGPQTVRHRSTSPAPIGGDDFAAEIERYVNTVGLSPRPVRPTQPVPLQSQKPKQAQRADPIYQSELVFDPATGQYNTQLYQTLPQTVGDFSLSHKLQPFVARQQLAQRQQTEQEPRASAASVYRQREQLPQTAAVAPQPQAAIFRQQQAQIFQQSQQLYAQQQRRQQQPHRFQLLESQEGSQPFYYISPSPSAGSDSSSLSAGQIDQFLRGASAGF, encoded by the exons ATGAGGATTATTCTACTG GTGATCCCAGTCTGCCTCCTGGTCCTCTCGGAAGCGCGACGCGTTCCGCAGAGCCGACAGCGAGTGGAGGAACGTCAGGTGTACTACGTcgacgaggatgaggagggTGCGGGGGTGGAGGAGGAAGAATCCCCGGTCGTGTACCAGCCCCGAACCCGGGCGCTTCCGTCGCCACGTTCAAAGGACACGAGCGCCTCGAAACCGCCGCCCGTTCAGACCATCCGCAACTACAACAAGGTGAACGACGACGGCTCCTTCACGTTCGGCTACGAGGCGGCGGACGGTTCGTTCAAGGAGGAAACCCGGGGCACGGACTGCGTGGTGCGCGGAAAGTACGGGTACGTCGATCCGGACGGCAACAAGCGCGAGTTCACTTACGTATCCGGCAACCCCTGCGACCCCAACGCCCCcaaggacgaggacgaggagcCGGTCCGCGGACAGCCCGAGGACGACGTCTCAGGGCCCGCAAATTACCCCTCCGTCAGACCCGTCCAGCGACCCACGCGCCCCACCTACGCCCCCACGACGCGGGCCCCCACCACCATCTTCCAGACCCAGTACCAGATCAGCGACGACGACGAAAGCCAGGAACTCGAGGACGTCAGGCCCCAACCACCCCAGCGCCGTCCCTCCGTCGTCTCGATTCCTCGCCGGCAGCATTTTACCCAACCACCCGCGACCCCCGCCCCACGTCCAGCCGTCTATCAACCGACCACCCCGCGATACCAGGCCCCGACCACCCCCGCCTCTACCATCTATCGCGCCCTTGAGGCGACCACCACCCCAGCCCCCCAGCCTCAGACCTACAGGCCGCAGTTCGTGCCCGCCGTCGCCATCACGCCGAGGCCCCATGCGGCCCAAGTTGCGGCCCAGTACGCCCCCGTCGCGCAGACTGAGAGGCCCGGCGTGATCTACGCCCCTGGGCCCGGGCCCCAGACGGTTCGTCACCGGAGTACCAGCCCCGCACCGATAGGTGGCGACGACTTCGCGGCGGAGATTGAGCGGTACGTCAACACCGTGGGACTCAGTCCCAGACCCGTCAGGCCCACGCAACCCGTTCCGCTGCAGAGCCAAAAACCGAAACAAGCGCAGCGCGCCGACCCCATCTACCAGTCGGAACTGGTCTTTGACCCGGCAACCGGTCAGTACAATACACAACTTTATCAGACCCTGCCGCAGACGGTCGGAGATTTTAGTTTGAGTCACAAGCTGCAACCGTTTGTAGCGCGGCAACAGCTCGCTCAAAGACAGCAGACGGAACAGGAGCCCAGAGCCTCCGCGGCGTCGGTTTACAGGCAAAGAGAACAGCTGCCGCAAACCGCCGCCGTCGCCCCCCAGCCACAGGCCGCCATATTCAGGCAGCAGCAGGCCCAAATATTTCAACAGTCCCAGCAACTCTACGCCCAGCAACAACGCAGACAGCAGCAGCCTCATCGGTTTCAACTTCTAGAGTCCCAGGAAGGTTCTCAACCCTTTTACTACATCTCGCCGTCCCCGTCAGCTGGTAGCGATTCTTCCTCACTTTCCGCTGGACAGATTGATCAGTTCTTGCGCGGTGCTTCCGCCGGGTTTTAG
- the LOC107218555 gene encoding serine/arginine repetitive matrix protein 1 isoform X3 has protein sequence MRIILLVIPVCLLVLSEARRVPQSRQRVEERQVYYVDEDEEGAGVEEEESPVVYQPRTRALPSPRSKDTSASKPPPVQTIRNYNKVNDDGSFTFGYEAADGSFKEETRGTDCVVRGKYGYVDPDGNKREFTYVSGNPCDPNAPKDEDEEPVRGQPEDDVSGPANYPSVRPVQRPTRPTYAPTTRAPTTIFQTQYQISDDDESQELEDVRPQPPQRRPSVVSIPRRQHFTQPPATPAPRPAVYQPTTPRYQAPTTPASTIYRALEATTTPAPQPQTYRPQFVPAVAITPRPHAAQVAAQYAPVAQTERPGVIYAPGPGPQTVRHRSTSPAPIGGDDFAAEIERYVNTVGLSPRPVRPTQPVPLQSQKPKQAQRADPIYQSELVFDPATARSKTADGTGAQSLRGVGLQAKRTAAANRRRRPPATGRHIQAAAGPNISTVPATLRPATTQTAAASSVSTSRVPGRFSTLLLHLAVPVSW, from the exons ATGAGGATTATTCTACTG GTGATCCCAGTCTGCCTCCTGGTCCTCTCGGAAGCGCGACGCGTTCCGCAGAGCCGACAGCGAGTGGAGGAACGTCAGGTGTACTACGTcgacgaggatgaggagggTGCGGGGGTGGAGGAGGAAGAATCCCCGGTCGTGTACCAGCCCCGAACCCGGGCGCTTCCGTCGCCACGTTCAAAGGACACGAGCGCCTCGAAACCGCCGCCCGTTCAGACCATCCGCAACTACAACAAGGTGAACGACGACGGCTCCTTCACGTTCGGCTACGAGGCGGCGGACGGTTCGTTCAAGGAGGAAACCCGGGGCACGGACTGCGTGGTGCGCGGAAAGTACGGGTACGTCGATCCGGACGGCAACAAGCGCGAGTTCACTTACGTATCCGGCAACCCCTGCGACCCCAACGCCCCcaaggacgaggacgaggagcCGGTCCGCGGACAGCCCGAGGACGACGTCTCAGGGCCCGCAAATTACCCCTCCGTCAGACCCGTCCAGCGACCCACGCGCCCCACCTACGCCCCCACGACGCGGGCCCCCACCACCATCTTCCAGACCCAGTACCAGATCAGCGACGACGACGAAAGCCAGGAACTCGAGGACGTCAGGCCCCAACCACCCCAGCGCCGTCCCTCCGTCGTCTCGATTCCTCGCCGGCAGCATTTTACCCAACCACCCGCGACCCCCGCCCCACGTCCAGCCGTCTATCAACCGACCACCCCGCGATACCAGGCCCCGACCACCCCCGCCTCTACCATCTATCGCGCCCTTGAGGCGACCACCACCCCAGCCCCCCAGCCTCAGACCTACAGGCCGCAGTTCGTGCCCGCCGTCGCCATCACGCCGAGGCCCCATGCGGCCCAAGTTGCGGCCCAGTACGCCCCCGTCGCGCAGACTGAGAGGCCCGGCGTGATCTACGCCCCTGGGCCCGGGCCCCAGACGGTTCGTCACCGGAGTACCAGCCCCGCACCGATAGGTGGCGACGACTTCGCGGCGGAGATTGAGCGGTACGTCAACACCGTGGGACTCAGTCCCAGACCCGTCAGGCCCACGCAACCCGTTCCGCTGCAGAGCCAAAAACCGAAACAAGCGCAGCGCGCCGACCCCATCTACCAGTCGGAACTGGTCTTTGACCCGGCAACCG CTCGCTCAAAGACAGCAGACGGAACAGGAGCCCAGAGCCTCCGCGGCGTCGGTTTACAGGCAAAGAGAACAGCTGCCGCAAACCGCCGCCGTCGCCCCCCAGCCACAGGCCGCCATATTCAGGCAGCAGCAGGCCCAAATATTTCAACAGTCCCAGCAACTCTACGCCCAGCAACAACGCAGACAGCAGCAGCCTCATCGGTTTCAACTTCTAGAGTCCCAGGAAGGTTCTCAACCCTTTTACTACATCTCGCCGTCCCCGTCAGCTGGTAG
- the LOC107218556 gene encoding altered inheritance of mitochondria protein 3 — translation MRALATIVVVTLAVALVSGQQYQQGGNAYGDEYADYESPRPAHPTPRSYAAAPAPAQRASAPSAPKPTPVAILKQINRHNEDGSYTYGFEGGDGSFKIETKLPTGEVKGKYGFVDDTGKVRVVEYGANKYGFQPSGEGITVAPPTLVDETTNKEGLHNVNTNYQDYSDYQQPAPARPQIRPTPAAASLRQQQAYERAQFAPQPQPQQQYRPQPQAPVQQYQPQQAQTQAIYAPQQSPRARIPTHQAPQAPVFAHAAPAPLPQSRQEIGYATRPAPVHQAQAYDEPEPAHPQFNSQGPVQFSPAPVSAPRPQPQARSQGGGILDQLARDYALPQGGAAPLHDISFGYY, via the exons ATGCGGGCCCTTGCAACG ATAGTGGTGGTGACCTTGGCCGTGGCGTTGGTATCCGGCCAGCAATACCAGCAGGGTGGAAACGCATACGGCGACGAGTACGCGGACTACGAATCGCCGCGACCGGCGCACCCGACGCCGCGAAGTTACGCAGCAGCGCCGGCGCCTGCGCAAAGAGCATCAGCGCCATCTGCGCCGAAGCCGACGCCAGTTGCGATCCTGAAGCAGATAAACAGGCACAACGAGGACGGCTCGTACACCTACGGTTTCGAGGGTGGTGACGGCTCATTCAAGATCGAGACTAAGCTGCCGACAGGCGAGGTCAAGGGCAAGTACGGATTCGTAGACGACACGGGGAAGGTCCGCGTCGTCGAGTACGGAGCGAACAAGTACGGCTTCCAGCCTTCCGGCGAGGGCATCACCGTTGCACCCCCGACCCTCGTCGACGAGACTACGAACAAGGAGGGCCTCCACAACGTCAACACCAACTACCAAGACTACTCCGACTACCAGCAACCCGCTCCCGCTCGGCCCCAGATAAGACCCACCCCCGCCGCCGCCTCCCTTCGCCAGCAGCAGGCCTACGAACGTGCGCAGTTCGCCCCCCAGCCCCAACCCCAACAGCAGTACCGCCCCCAGCCCCAGGCCCCGGTCCAGCAGTACCAACCTCAGCAGGCCCAGACCCAGGCGATCTACGCACCCCAGCAGAGCCCTCGGGCCCGTATCCCAACCCATCAGGCACCCCAGGCCCCCGTCTTCGCCCACGCCGCCCCCGCCCCGCTGCCCCAGAGCCGTCAGGAAATCGGCTACGCCACCAGACCCGCCCCCGTCCACCAGGCCCAGGCATACGATGAGCCTGAACCCGCTCACCCGCAGTTCAACTCTCAGGGCCCCGTTCAGTTCAGCCCCGCACCAGTCTCTGCCCCCAGGCCCCAACCTCAGGCTCGCAGCCAAGGCGGCGGTATCCTCGACCAACTCGCGAGAGACTACGCGCTTCCGCAGGGAGGCGCTGCTCCGCTTCACGACATCAGCTTCGGCTATTACTAG